Proteins from a single region of Chryseomicrobium sp. FSL W7-1435:
- the rpsG gene encoding 30S ribosomal protein S7, producing MPRKGPVSKRDVLPDPIYNSKLVTRLINKMMIDGKRGTSQKILYGAFELVKERSSKDPLEVFEAALNNVMPVLEVRARRVGGANYQVPVEVRPDRRSTLGLRYLVNYSRLRGEKTMEERLANEILDASNNTGASVKKREDMHKMAEANKAFAHYRW from the coding sequence ATGCCTCGTAAAGGTCCTGTTTCCAAACGTGACGTGTTACCAGATCCAATTTATAACTCAAAGCTAGTAACACGCTTAATTAATAAAATGATGATTGATGGTAAAAGAGGTACTTCTCAAAAAATTCTTTATGGAGCGTTCGAATTAGTAAAAGAGCGTTCAAGTAAAGATCCACTAGAAGTATTCGAAGCTGCACTTAACAACGTAATGCCAGTACTAGAAGTACGCGCACGCCGTGTTGGTGGAGCTAACTACCAAGTACCAGTTGAGGTTCGTCCTGACCGTCGTTCTACTTTAGGTCTTCGTTACCTTGTGAACTACTCTCGTCTACGTGGTGAGAAAACAATGGAAGAGCGTTTAGCGAATGAAATCCTAGATGCGTCTAACAACACAGGTGCTTCAGTTAAGAAGCGCGAAGATATGCACAAAATGGCGGAAGCTAACAAAGCATTCGCTCACTACCGCTGGTAG
- the rpsL gene encoding 30S ribosomal protein S12: MPTINQLVRKPRKSNVTKSKSPALGKGYNSFKKSTTNLNSPQKRGVCTRVGTMTPKKPNSALRKYARVRLTNTLEVTAYIPGEGHNLQEHSVVLIRGGRVKDLPGVRYHIVRGALDTAGVNGRMQSRSLYGTKRPKEKK, encoded by the coding sequence ATGCCTACAATTAACCAATTGGTCCGTAAGCCTCGTAAATCCAACGTCACTAAGTCAAAATCACCAGCACTAGGAAAAGGCTACAACAGCTTTAAAAAATCAACGACAAACTTAAACTCGCCTCAAAAGCGTGGAGTTTGTACGCGTGTTGGTACGATGACACCGAAGAAACCGAACTCGGCTCTTCGTAAATATGCTCGTGTGCGTTTAACAAACACACTGGAAGTAACAGCTTACATTCCAGGTGAAGGTCACAACCTTCAAGAGCACAGTGTTGTACTTATCCGTGGCGGACGAGTAAAAGATTTACCAGGGGTACGTTACCACATCGTTCGTGGTGCGTTAGATACTGCTGGTGTTAATGGTCGTATGCAAAGCCGTTCACTTTACGGTACTAAGCGTCCAAAAGAAAAAAAATAA
- a CDS encoding PPK2 family polyphosphate kinase — MKITNYKVPSTTDIKLKDYPTTEDKKKDNDQIRDEIIPDLVKQMKNLHHKLHAEEKNGILVVLQAMDAAGKDEAISYIFSNLSAQGLKTTTLGKPTDEERKHDYLWRIQEGLPSRGEIGILNRSHYEEVIAPRIHALLQPGDIPPQADKNSVWQLRYRQINDYEKYLYENGIHIVKFFFHMSKDEQKDRLLERMTNPEKHWEFSFADVEEREYWDEYHKIFEEMLNHTSTSYCPWYVLPADDEWHSRRLVTEVMIQLMEKLDPQYPTFKGEDLKKLKQAIKKLEKE, encoded by the coding sequence ATGAAAATCACGAATTATAAAGTGCCTAGCACGACTGACATAAAACTGAAAGATTACCCGACAACAGAAGATAAGAAAAAAGACAATGATCAAATTCGCGATGAAATCATTCCGGATTTAGTAAAACAAATGAAAAATCTGCATCACAAACTTCATGCAGAAGAAAAGAATGGTATTTTAGTCGTTCTGCAAGCGATGGATGCTGCAGGGAAGGACGAAGCCATCAGTTATATCTTTTCAAACTTAAGTGCACAAGGTTTGAAGACTACTACACTGGGCAAGCCGACAGATGAGGAACGCAAGCATGACTACCTTTGGAGAATTCAAGAAGGTCTTCCGAGTAGAGGGGAGATTGGCATACTGAATCGCTCGCATTACGAAGAAGTAATTGCGCCACGTATTCACGCCCTATTGCAGCCTGGAGATATTCCTCCCCAAGCGGATAAAAATTCAGTATGGCAGCTGCGCTATCGCCAAATTAATGACTACGAGAAGTATTTGTACGAAAACGGCATCCACATTGTGAAATTCTTCTTTCACATGTCGAAGGATGAGCAAAAGGATCGCCTGTTAGAGCGTATGACAAATCCAGAGAAGCATTGGGAGTTTTCGTTTGCAGATGTAGAGGAACGCGAATATTGGGACGAGTACCACAAAATATTTGAAGAGATGTTGAATCATACATCGACCAGCTACTGTCCTTGGTACGTACTCCCTGCGGACGATGAGTGGCACAGTCGTCGCCTCGTAACGGAGGTTATGATCCAATTGATGGAGAAACTGGATCCACAGTACCCAACGTTTAAAGGGGAAGACTTGAAAAAATTAAAACAAGCGATTAAAAAGCTGGAAAAAGAATGA
- the tuf gene encoding elongation factor Tu, translating to MAKEKFDRSKTHANIGTIGHVDHGKTTLTAAIATVLAKRSGGTAMSYAQIDNAPEEKERGITINTSHVEYETASRHYAHVDCPGHADYVKNMITGAAQMDGGILVVSAADGPMPQTREHILLSRQVGVPYLVVFMNKCDMVDDEELLELVEMEIRDLLTEYDFPGDDIPVIKGSALKALEGEADWEDKIVELMDAVDSYIPTPERQTDKPFMMPVEDVFSITGRGTVATGRVERGQVKVGDVVDIIGIVEEPKSTTVTGVEMFRKLLDYAEAGDNIGALLRGVSREDIQRGQVLAKPGTITPHTEFKAEVYVLSKEEGGRHTPFFSNYRPQFYFRTTDVTGVCNLPEGVEMVMPGDNIEMTVALIAPIALEEGTKFSIREGGRTVGAGVVATITK from the coding sequence ATGGCTAAAGAAAAATTCGATCGTTCCAAGACACATGCTAATATCGGTACAATCGGTCACGTTGACCACGGTAAAACAACTTTAACAGCTGCAATTGCTACTGTTCTTGCAAAACGTTCAGGTGGTACTGCAATGAGCTATGCACAAATCGATAACGCTCCTGAAGAAAAAGAGCGCGGAATCACAATCAACACTTCTCACGTTGAGTATGAAACTGCATCTCGTCACTATGCACACGTTGACTGCCCAGGACATGCCGATTACGTTAAAAACATGATCACTGGTGCTGCACAAATGGACGGCGGAATCCTAGTAGTATCTGCTGCTGATGGCCCAATGCCACAAACTCGTGAGCACATCCTTCTTTCACGTCAAGTTGGTGTTCCTTACCTAGTAGTATTCATGAACAAATGTGATATGGTTGACGACGAAGAGCTACTTGAATTAGTAGAAATGGAAATTCGTGACCTATTAACTGAATATGACTTCCCTGGCGATGACATTCCAGTTATCAAAGGTTCAGCTCTTAAAGCTCTAGAAGGCGAAGCTGATTGGGAAGACAAAATCGTTGAATTAATGGACGCTGTTGATTCTTACATCCCAACTCCAGAACGTCAAACTGACAAGCCTTTCATGATGCCAGTTGAGGACGTATTCTCAATCACTGGTCGTGGTACAGTTGCTACTGGCCGTGTTGAGCGTGGACAAGTTAAAGTTGGAGACGTTGTAGACATCATCGGTATCGTTGAAGAGCCAAAATCTACTACTGTAACTGGTGTAGAAATGTTCCGTAAACTTCTTGATTATGCAGAAGCTGGCGACAACATCGGTGCACTTCTTCGTGGGGTTTCTCGTGAAGATATCCAACGTGGACAAGTACTAGCTAAACCAGGTACTATCACTCCACACACTGAGTTCAAAGCTGAAGTTTATGTATTATCAAAAGAAGAGGGTGGACGTCACACTCCATTCTTCTCAAACTACCGCCCACAGTTCTACTTCCGTACAACTGACGTAACTGGCGTATGTAACTTACCTGAAGGCGTTGAAATGGTTATGCCTGGAGACAACATCGAAATGACTGTTGCTCTAATCGCTCCAATCGCGCTTGAAGAAGGTACTAAGTTCTCTATCCGTGAGGGTGGACGTACTGTTGGTGCTGGCGTAGTTGCTACTATCACTAAATAA
- the rpsJ gene encoding 30S ribosomal protein S10, with the protein MAKQKIRIRLKAYDHRILDQSAEKIVETAKRSGASVSGPIPLPTEKSVYTILRAVHKYKDSREQFEMRTHKRLIDIVNPTPQTVDALMKLDLPSGVDIEIKL; encoded by the coding sequence ATGGCAAAACAAAAAATTCGTATCCGTTTAAAAGCGTATGATCATCGAATTCTTGATCAGTCTGCTGAGAAAATTGTCGAAACTGCGAAACGTTCAGGTGCAAGTGTATCAGGTCCGATTCCACTTCCAACTGAGAAGTCTGTGTACACAATTTTACGTGCTGTTCACAAGTACAAAGATTCTCGTGAGCAATTCGAAATGCGTACGCATAAGCGTCTGATCGATATCGTTAACCCAACACCACAAACTGTTGACGCGTTAATGAAGCTTGATTTACCATCTGGCGTTGATATCGAAATCAAACTTTAA
- the rplD gene encoding 50S ribosomal protein L4, producing MAKVKVLNLTGSEVGEIELNDSVFGIEPNEAVLFEAIIAQRASLRQGNHKVKGRSEVAGGGRKPWRQKGTGRARQGSIRSPQWRGGGIVFGPVPRSYSYKLPKKVRRLALLSALSSKVREESLVVVDALTFDAPKTKDFIQVLKDLSIAKKALVVTADLDENVALSARNIAGITVVSASGINVLDLVGHDQLIMTKAAVEKVEEVLG from the coding sequence ATGGCAAAAGTTAAAGTTTTAAACCTAACAGGTTCTGAAGTTGGCGAGATCGAGTTAAACGATAGCGTGTTCGGAATCGAACCAAACGAAGCGGTACTTTTTGAAGCTATCATTGCACAACGTGCTTCTCTACGCCAAGGTAACCACAAAGTGAAAGGTCGCTCTGAGGTAGCTGGTGGTGGACGTAAGCCATGGCGTCAAAAAGGAACAGGCCGTGCTCGTCAAGGTTCTATCCGTTCTCCACAATGGCGTGGTGGTGGTATCGTATTCGGTCCAGTTCCACGTAGCTACAGCTACAAGTTACCGAAAAAAGTTCGTCGCTTAGCTCTTCTTTCAGCGCTATCTTCTAAAGTACGCGAAGAAAGCTTAGTGGTTGTGGATGCATTGACATTCGATGCACCAAAAACAAAAGACTTCATTCAAGTATTGAAAGATCTTTCAATCGCGAAAAAAGCTCTTGTTGTTACAGCTGACCTAGATGAAAACGTTGCATTATCTGCACGTAACATCGCAGGCATCACAGTTGTTTCTGCTTCAGGAATTAACGTTCTTGACCTAGTTGGTCACGATCAGTTAATTATGACAAAAGCAGCTGTAGAAAAAGTGGAGGAGGTGCTTGGATAA
- a CDS encoding ribosomal L7Ae/L30e/S12e/Gadd45 family protein: MSYEKVKQADKTIIGTKQAVKAARKGHLSEIVVAMDADHHVVAPVLEIAREHDIPVTMVPSKQKLGKVAGLRVDASVVAIAD, from the coding sequence ATGTCTTATGAAAAAGTGAAGCAAGCAGATAAAACGATCATCGGTACAAAGCAAGCAGTAAAAGCTGCGCGAAAAGGACACTTGTCCGAAATTGTTGTGGCGATGGATGCCGATCACCATGTGGTCGCACCGGTACTGGAGATTGCTCGTGAGCATGACATTCCAGTCACTATGGTTCCATCAAAGCAGAAGCTTGGTAAAGTGGCAGGCCTTCGGGTTGACGCTTCTGTCGTAGCAATTGCTGACTAA
- a CDS encoding Na+/H+ antiporter NhaC family protein produces MNAVIIAVLIMLVLSLLRVNVVVALLIGALSGGLIAGLSLKDTLTAITDGLGGGATIALSYALLGGFAVAISRTGLPLWLVDKLVDSAKQNKSGNANSVKWFLLAAILLMAIASQNIIPIHIAFIPLLIPPLLPLFNKFNLDRRLVASILTFGLTAPYILLPYGFGDIFHGIIATQMELAGMTIDRSDIPTAMLIPTAGLVVGLIVAVFVTYRKPRSYQDTTSFEVERVEVTTKTIIFTILALAAALAAQIETESMIVGALAGIAVLFVTRAVRWSESDRVLIEGMQMMAFIGFVMIAANGFASVMAATGDVEALVEGTTSLIGNNRGLAALLMLVVGLVVTLGIGSSFATIPIIATLFVPFAMEVGFSPLAIIALIGTAGALGDAGSPASDSTLGPTSGLNADGQHNHIWDTTVPTFIHYNIPLILFGWIAAMVL; encoded by the coding sequence ATGAATGCAGTTATTATAGCGGTTCTTATCATGCTCGTGCTGAGTTTACTGCGCGTGAATGTAGTGGTCGCTTTACTTATAGGAGCCCTATCCGGTGGATTGATAGCGGGTCTGTCGTTAAAAGATACCCTAACCGCAATTACAGATGGACTTGGTGGAGGAGCTACGATTGCGTTAAGCTACGCCTTGTTAGGAGGCTTCGCTGTTGCTATCTCCCGTACAGGTTTACCACTCTGGTTGGTGGATAAGCTAGTCGACTCAGCCAAACAAAACAAATCAGGGAATGCCAACTCGGTAAAATGGTTCTTGCTAGCAGCGATTCTTTTAATGGCTATTGCCTCACAGAACATTATTCCGATTCATATTGCATTTATTCCATTACTAATTCCACCGTTGTTGCCACTGTTTAATAAGTTCAATCTAGATCGTCGCTTAGTGGCATCGATTCTTACATTCGGTTTGACGGCGCCATACATTCTATTACCTTATGGGTTTGGAGACATCTTCCACGGGATTATTGCTACTCAGATGGAGTTAGCCGGAATGACGATCGATCGTTCAGATATTCCAACTGCTATGTTGATCCCAACAGCAGGTCTAGTGGTCGGTTTGATAGTTGCAGTGTTCGTGACGTACCGGAAGCCTAGAAGCTATCAAGACACGACAAGCTTCGAAGTAGAACGTGTAGAAGTTACTACTAAAACGATTATCTTTACTATCTTAGCTCTAGCGGCAGCACTCGCAGCGCAAATTGAAACAGAGAGCATGATTGTGGGAGCCTTAGCTGGTATTGCGGTATTGTTTGTCACTCGCGCCGTTCGCTGGTCAGAATCTGATCGCGTTCTTATAGAAGGAATGCAGATGATGGCGTTTATCGGGTTTGTTATGATTGCAGCAAATGGCTTCGCCAGTGTAATGGCAGCTACAGGTGACGTAGAAGCATTAGTAGAAGGAACGACAAGCCTTATCGGGAACAACCGAGGACTTGCGGCATTGTTAATGCTAGTTGTAGGTCTTGTCGTCACGCTTGGTATCGGATCTTCGTTTGCGACTATTCCAATTATCGCTACACTGTTCGTACCGTTCGCAATGGAAGTTGGCTTCAGTCCACTGGCAATCATTGCGTTGATAGGGACAGCAGGAGCGCTTGGAGACGCAGGCTCACCGGCTTCTGATTCAACATTAGGGCCAACATCAGGCTTGAATGCGGATGGGCAGCACAATCACATCTGGGACACTACAGTACCTACATTTATTCATTACAATATTCCGTTAATTCTCTTCGGATGGATCGCAGCAATGGTATTATAA
- the fusA gene encoding elongation factor G, with amino-acid sequence MARDFSLKKTRNIGIMAHIDAGKTTTTERILYYTGRIHKIGETHEGASQMDWMEQEQERGITITSAATTAAWKEHRVNIIDTPGHVDFTVEVERSLRVLDGAVTVLDAQSGVEPQTETVWRQATTYGVPRIVFINKMDKTGADFLYSVKTLHDRLDANAHPIQLPIGAEDDFTGIIDLVTMTATLYGNDLGTDIQEGEIPEEYKAQAEEYREKLIEAVAELDEELMEKYLGGEEITNEELIEGIRKGTVNVEFYPVVCGTAFKNKGVQMMLDAVIAYLPSPLDVAPMKGIDPDSEEELIREPSDEAPFSALAFKVMTDPYVGKLTFFRVYSGTLDSGSYVQNSTKGKRERVGRILQMHANSREEISKVYAGDIAAAVGLKDTTTGDTLCDEKSLVILESMDFPEPVISLSVEPKSKADQDKMGQALQKLQDEDPTFRAHTDQETGQTIISGMGELHLDILVDRMRREFKVEANVGAPQVSYRETIRNTAQVEGKFVRQSGGRGQFGHVWIEFSPNEEGKGFEFINAIVGGVVPREYIPAIEAGLRDSLDNGMLAGYPIIDLKAKLFDGSYHDVDSNEMAFKIAASMALKNAVSKVNPALLEPVMKVEVVIPEEYLGDIMGDITSRRGRVEGMEARGNAQVVRAMVPLAEMFGYATSLRSNTQGRGTFSMTFDHYEEVPKSISEEIIKKNKGE; translated from the coding sequence ATGGCTCGCGATTTCTCACTAAAGAAAACACGTAATATCGGAATCATGGCGCACATCGATGCTGGTAAAACAACAACGACTGAGCGTATCCTTTATTACACTGGCCGTATCCACAAAATCGGTGAAACGCACGAAGGTGCTTCACAGATGGACTGGATGGAGCAGGAGCAAGAGCGCGGAATTACAATCACATCAGCTGCAACAACAGCTGCATGGAAAGAACACCGCGTAAACATCATCGATACACCAGGTCACGTAGATTTCACTGTTGAAGTTGAACGTTCACTGCGCGTACTTGATGGTGCGGTAACTGTACTTGATGCACAATCAGGTGTAGAACCACAAACGGAAACAGTATGGCGTCAAGCAACAACTTACGGCGTACCACGTATTGTTTTCATCAACAAAATGGATAAAACAGGTGCAGACTTCTTGTACTCTGTTAAAACATTACACGATCGTTTAGATGCTAACGCTCATCCGATCCAATTACCAATTGGTGCTGAAGACGACTTCACTGGTATCATTGACCTTGTGACAATGACTGCTACGTTGTACGGAAACGACCTTGGTACAGACATTCAAGAAGGCGAAATTCCAGAAGAGTACAAAGCGCAAGCTGAAGAGTACCGCGAAAAGTTAATCGAAGCAGTAGCTGAGCTTGACGAAGAGCTAATGGAAAAATACCTTGGTGGAGAAGAAATCACAAACGAAGAATTAATTGAAGGTATCCGTAAAGGTACTGTAAACGTTGAATTCTACCCAGTTGTTTGTGGTACAGCTTTCAAAAACAAGGGTGTTCAAATGATGCTTGATGCGGTTATCGCATACTTGCCATCACCACTTGATGTTGCACCAATGAAAGGAATCGACCCAGACTCAGAAGAAGAGTTGATTCGTGAGCCTTCAGATGAAGCTCCGTTCTCAGCACTTGCTTTCAAAGTTATGACGGATCCTTATGTTGGTAAATTAACATTCTTCCGTGTGTACTCAGGTACATTGGATTCTGGATCTTACGTTCAGAACTCAACAAAAGGGAAGCGCGAACGCGTAGGTCGTATCCTACAAATGCACGCTAACTCACGTGAAGAAATTTCAAAAGTTTATGCAGGAGATATCGCTGCTGCTGTTGGTCTTAAAGATACAACAACTGGAGATACACTATGTGATGAAAAGAGCCTAGTTATCCTTGAGTCTATGGACTTCCCAGAGCCAGTTATCTCATTATCTGTTGAACCTAAATCAAAAGCTGACCAAGATAAAATGGGTCAAGCTCTACAGAAACTTCAAGACGAGGATCCAACGTTCCGTGCACACACGGACCAGGAAACTGGCCAAACGATCATCTCTGGTATGGGTGAACTTCACCTTGATATCCTAGTTGACCGTATGCGTCGTGAATTCAAAGTTGAAGCTAACGTAGGTGCTCCTCAAGTATCTTACCGTGAGACTATCCGTAATACTGCACAAGTAGAAGGTAAATTCGTCCGCCAATCAGGTGGTCGTGGTCAATTCGGACACGTTTGGATCGAGTTCTCTCCAAACGAAGAGGGTAAAGGCTTTGAATTCATAAATGCTATCGTTGGTGGTGTTGTACCACGTGAATACATTCCAGCTATCGAAGCGGGTCTACGTGACTCATTAGATAACGGTATGTTAGCGGGTTACCCAATCATCGATTTAAAAGCAAAATTATTTGATGGTTCATACCATGATGTTGACTCGAATGAGATGGCGTTTAAAATTGCTGCTTCAATGGCACTTAAAAACGCAGTATCAAAAGTTAACCCAGCATTGCTTGAGCCAGTAATGAAAGTAGAAGTTGTTATCCCAGAAGAATATCTAGGAGATATCATGGGAGACATCACGTCTCGTCGTGGACGTGTTGAAGGTATGGAAGCTCGCGGTAACGCACAAGTAGTTCGTGCAATGGTACCACTTGCTGAAATGTTCGGATACGCTACATCATTACGTTCAAATACTCAAGGTCGTGGAACATTCTCAATGACATTTGATCATTATGAAGAAGTTCCTAAATCGATCTCTGAGGAAATCATCAAAAAAAATAAAGGTGAATAA
- the rplC gene encoding 50S ribosomal protein L3, translated as MTKGILGRKIGMTQVFAENGDLIPVTVIEATPNVVLQKKTVDTDGYESIQLGFEDKREKLSNKPAKGHVAKADTAPKRFIREFRGLNTADYEIGQVVNVESFAEGDVIDVTGVAKGKGFQGVIKRHGQSRGPMSHGSRYHRRPGSMGAVAPNRVFKQKKLPGQMGGQTVTIQNLEVVKIDAERNLLLVKGNVPGSRKSLVVVKAAIKSK; from the coding sequence ATGACCAAAGGAATCTTAGGTAGAAAAATCGGTATGACGCAAGTATTTGCTGAGAACGGTGATCTTATCCCAGTTACAGTTATCGAAGCTACACCAAACGTAGTACTTCAAAAGAAAACTGTAGACACGGACGGCTATGAATCAATTCAGTTAGGTTTTGAAGATAAGCGTGAAAAGCTTTCTAACAAACCAGCTAAAGGACATGTAGCGAAAGCAGACACTGCTCCTAAGCGCTTCATCCGCGAATTCCGCGGACTAAATACTGCTGATTACGAGATTGGTCAAGTAGTCAATGTAGAAAGTTTCGCTGAAGGCGATGTAATCGATGTAACAGGTGTAGCAAAAGGTAAAGGTTTCCAAGGTGTTATTAAACGCCACGGACAATCACGCGGCCCAATGTCTCACGGTTCTCGTTACCACCGTCGTCCCGGTTCAATGGGTGCAGTTGCTCCAAACCGTGTATTCAAACAAAAGAAATTACCTGGTCAAATGGGTGGACAAACAGTAACAATCCAAAACCTAGAAGTGGTTAAGATTGATGCTGAGCGTAACCTACTATTGGTAAAAGGTAATGTTCCTGGTTCTCGTAAATCATTAGTAGTTGTGAAAGCAGCTATTAAATCGAAATAA